Proteins from a single region of Osmerus eperlanus chromosome 26, fOsmEpe2.1, whole genome shotgun sequence:
- the si:ch211-129c21.1 gene encoding semaphorin-4E gives MSALWPLKVLCGLFLPLSISEHVSLHCVPRKTVPYQEGLKVFREEGIWNYSTMLMREDLGVLMLGAREAVYALDMNDVSTKNAGVYWGVTPDKQRECTYKGKDAEVECRNYIRTLHTVAGDRMYVCGTNAFSPICDYMTYSDGVLTLEGLQEEGKGKCPFDPFQRYSSIMIGEDLYSATSINFLGSEPVVLRSTKTTLRTEFKSSWLNEPNFVYMDFVPESQSSDTGDDDKVYMFFSENAMEYDFYNKLLVSRVARVCKGDMGGQRTLQRKWTSFLKARLDCSVPGPSLPSIVQDVFLLKNDDWRKSVFYAVFTPQSPTSDVSAVCAYSTSDISHVFDEGKFKTPVTVETAHVKWVMFSGELPVPRPGACINNAAREQGMMRSLDLPDKTLQFIRDRPLMDEAVSPLMGRPLLVRKGAMFTRIAVDTVRALDGETYPVMFIGTENGFVEKAVNYAGEMFIIEEIRLYKTPEPIRTLRLSSSKGQLYAGSGYGVVQLPLSDCGRYRSCVDCILARDPYCAWDLPSDRCSPVPRPQPPSGGDMIQSLQHGDISQCPSPDEVTVETYTLVSGHHVKLQCRPDSNLAQVSWHFSGQVLHSDDKRYIYDGGLLILNASSPDAGRYTCDSVEQVAGRPYTKTMAVYEVQPRAQPGWEEEEEQGETTETPHSAFTPSPERPVPTQPIETPLTPQSYREAERLVGLKVAVVLLSLFLGATVAWNLKGRCRRFLPQKAGAGQGKAPSSDYVDSTRTTEQKLLPPSSITTNTTTNITTNSKNNNRAHVDIQRNGELLFSGRHVSSADGLGFINDESEI, from the exons ATGTCTGCTCTCTGGCCTCTCAAGGTTCTCTGCGGCCTGTTCCTTCCTCTGTCCATCAGTGAGCATGTCAGTCTCCACTGTGTCCCTCGGAAGACCGTCCCCTACCAGG AAGGTCTGAAGGTtttcagggaggaggggatctgGAACTACTCCACCATGCTGATGAGGGAGGATCTGGGCGTGCTCATGCTCGGGGCGCGCGAGGCAGTCTACGCCCTCGACATGAACGACGTCTCCACCAAGAACGCCGGG GTGTACTGGGGAGTCACGCCAGACAAACAGAGGGAGTGCACGTACAAGGGCAAAGACGCGGAA GTGGAATGTCGTAACTACATACGGACTCTCCATACTGTGGCTGGCGAccgaatgtatgtgtgtggcacgAATGCCTTCAGTCCCATCTGTGACTATATG ACCTACAGCGACGGGGTGCTGACTCTGGAggggctgcaggaggaggggaaagggaaatGTCCCTTTGATCCCTTCCAGAGGTACTCCTCCATCATGATTG GTGAAGACTTGTACTCTGCCACCTCCATCAACTTCCTGGGCTCTGAGCCAGTGGTGCTCCGCAGCACTAAGACGACACTCCGCACCGAGTTTAAGAGCTCCTGGCTCAACG AGCCGAACTTTGTCTACATGGACTTTGTCCCCGAGAGTCAGAGCAGCGACACCGGCGACGACGACAAGGTCTACATGTTCTTCAGCGAGAACGCCATGGAGTACGACTTCTACAACAAGCTGCTGGTGTCTCGCGTGGCCCGCGTCTGCAAG GGGGACATGGGAGGCCAGCGGACGCTGCAGAGGAAGTGGACGTCGTTCCTGAAGGCTCGTCTGGACTGCTCCGTGCCTGGGCCCAGCCTGCCCTCCATTGTCCAGGACGTCTTCCTGCTGAAGAACGACGACTGGAGGAAAAGCGTGTTCTACGCCGTGTTCACGCCTCAGTC GCCCACCTCAGACGTCTCGGCAGTGTGCGCGTACAGCACCTCTGACATCAGCCACGTGTTCGACGAGGGCAAGTTCAAGACGCCCGTGACTGTGGAGACGGCCCACGTGAAGTGGGTGATGTTCAGTGGAGAGTTGCCCGTCCCCAGACCTGGAGCT TGCATCAACAACGCGGCCAGGGAGCAGGGGATGATGCGCTCGCTGGACCTGCCTGACAAGACCCTGCAGTTCATCCGGGACCGACCGCTCATGGACGAGGCGGTGAGCCCGCTGATGGGGCGCCCCCTACTGGTCAGGAAGGGAGCCATGTTCACGCGCATCGCGGTGGACACGGTACGAGCGCTGGATGGAGAGACGTATCCCGTCATGTTCATCGGCACGG AGAACGGCTTTGTGGAGAAGGCGGTGAACTACGCCGGGGAGATGTTCATCATCGAGGAGATCCGGCTGTACAAGACTCCAGAACCAATCAGGACTCTGCGTCTCTCCTCCAGCAAG ggCCAGTTGTATGCAGGTTCGGGGTACGGTGTTGTGCAGCTACCTCTGAGCGACTGTGGGCGCTACCGGTCGTGTGTGGACTGTATCCTGGCCAGAGATCCCTACTGTGCCTGGGACCTCCCCTCTGATCGCTGCTCACCAGTCCCCAGACCGCAGCCTCCCTCGGGCGG TGATATGATTCAAAGTCTACAACATGGTGATATCTCACAGTGCCCAAGTCCAG ATGAGGTCACCGTGGAGACGTATACCCTGGTGTCCGGCCACCACGTCAAGCTGCAGTGCCGGCCAGACTCCAACCTGGCCCAGGTCAGCTGGCATTTCTCCGGCCAGGTCCTTCACTCCGATGACAAGCGCTACATCTACGACGGGGGCCTCCTCATCCTCAACGCCTCCTCCCCGGACGCCGGACGCTACACGTGCGACTCTGTAGAGCAGGTGGCCGGCCGACCGTACACTAAGACCATGGCCGTGTACGAGGTGCAGCCCAGAGCGCAGCCAggctgggaggaagaggaggagcagggggaaacGACGGAGACTCCACACAGCGCCTTCACCCCATCCCCAGAACGCCCGGTCCCCACACAGCCCATAGAGACACCTTTGACCCCTCAGTCTTACAGGGAGGCAGAGCGTCTGGTGGGTCTGAAGGTGGCTGTGgttctgctctctctgtttctgggcGCCACGGTGGCGTGGAACCTGAAAGGACGTTGTCGCCGCTTCCTCCCACAAAAAGCAGGCGCCGGCCAGGGAAAAGCCCCGTCTTCAGACTACGTGGATTCTACCAGGACTACTGAGCAGAAGCTGCTGCCACCGTCATCCatcaccaccaacaccaccaccaacatCACCACTAATTCTAAAAACAATAACCGCGCGCACGTTGACATTCAAAGGAACGGGGAGCTCCTCTTCTCGGGCAGGCACGTTTCAAGTGCGGACGGTTTGGGATTCATCAATGACGAGTCTGAGATCTGA
- the scamp4 gene encoding secretory carrier-associated membrane protein 4 — protein sequence MTERVNNFPPLPKFLRIKPCFYQNVEEEIPAPHRQLVRRVYNLWMLYSVTLFVNVVSCIAWWAGGGGAANFGLSLLWLFLFSPCSYTCWFRPLYKAFRADSSFNFMSFFFIFFLQCVLALIQTVGISGWGACGWIATVMFFSYNVGSAVVMLFSALLFTLVTVLMGLVLIRVHRLYRGGGGSLERAQEEWSTGLWKSAPVREAGFNAIAETGPSLPQYPAAVPSYPENAPW from the exons ATGACAG AGCGGGTGAACAACTTTCCTCCTCTGCCCAAGTTTTTGCGGATCAAGCCCTGCTTTTACCAGAATGTGGAGGAAGAAATCCCTGCCCCACACAGACAGCTGGTGCGCAGGGTGTACAACCTGTGGATGT TGTATTCCGTGACCCTGTTCGTCAATGTGGTGTCATGCATCGCCTGGTGggctggtggtggaggtgcAGCCAACTTCGGTCTCTCCCTGCTTTGGCTCTTTCTCTTCAGTCCCTGTAGTTACACCTGCTGGTTTCGGCCTCTCTACAAAGCCTTCAG GGCGGACAGTTCCTTCAACTTCATGAGTttcttcttcatcttcttcctccagtGTGTCCTTGCCCTCATTCAGACCGTGGGCATCTCTGGATGGGGCGCGTG TGGCTGGATCGCGACAGTGATGTTTTTCAGCTACAACGTGGGCTCTGCTGTCGTCATGCTGTTCTCCGCTCTGCTCTTCACCCTGGTGACTGTACTAATGGGGCTGGTTCTCATAAGG GTCCACCGGCTGTACCGCGGTGGAGGTGGTAGTTTGGAGCGCGCCCAAGAGGAGTGGAGCACTGGACTGTGGAAGAGTGCCCCTGTGAGGGAGGCTGGTTTCAACGCCATCGCTGAAACTGGCCCCAGTCTGCCTCAGTACCCAGCTGCAGTGCCAAGCTACCCAGAAAATGCCCCCTGGTAA